From the genome of Anoplopoma fimbria isolate UVic2021 breed Golden Eagle Sablefish chromosome 1, Afim_UVic_2022, whole genome shotgun sequence, one region includes:
- the fam168a gene encoding protein FAM168A isoform X1: MASGHPTDKFSFMYQPDTHKSKNRLAAAMNPVYSPVQPGTPYGNPKNMAFAGYPAGYPATAPTYTPNLYQTGSPGYPPGYTSAGTPYKVPPNQSNGAPPPYTPTPTPYPTAMYPIRSAYPQQNIYAQGAYYTQPVYAAQPHVIHHTTVVQPNSIPSTALYPAPVPVPSPRNNGMAAMGMVAGTTMAMSAGTLLTTPQHAQIGGHPVTVPTYRPQGTPGYSYVPPHW, encoded by the exons ATGGCGAGCGGGCATCCCACAGACAAATTCAGTTTCATGTATCAACCAGACACGCACAAGAG taAGAACAGGTTAGCTGCAGCTATGAATCCAGTCTACAGCCCTGTTCAGCCTGGCACTCCATATGGAAACCCTAAGAACATGGCCTTTGcag GCTATCCAGCAGGGTATCCTGCCACGGCTCCCACCTATACACCCAACCTCtatcaaacaggaagtcctgGGTATCCACCAG GATATACTTCAGCAGGCACCCCGTACAAAGTGCCGCCCAATCAGTCGAATGGAGCCCCCCCTCcctacacccccacccccaccccataCCCAACAGCCATGTACCCCATCCGCAGTGCCTACCCTCAGCAGAACATATACGCACAG GGAGCGTACTACACCCAGCCAGTCTATGCGGCTCAGCCACATGTGATCCATCACACCACCGTGGTGCAGCCTAACAGCATCCCCTCCACAGCCCTCTACCCCGCCCCCGTCCCTGTACCCTCTCCCCGCAACAACGGCATGGCTGCCATGGGGATGGTAGCTGGGACAACCATGGCCATGAGTGCAG GGACCCTGTTGACAACGCCCCAGCACGCCCAGATCGGAGGACACCCAGTTACTGTGCCAACCTACAGGCCCCAAGGGACACCTGGGTACAGCTACGTACCGCCCCACTGGTAG
- the fam168a gene encoding protein FAM168A isoform X2: MNPVYSPVQPGTPYGNPKNMAFAGYPAGYPATAPTYTPNLYQTGSPGYPPGYTSAGTPYKVPPNQSNGAPPPYTPTPTPYPTAMYPIRSAYPQQNIYAQGAYYTQPVYAAQPHVIHHTTVVQPNSIPSTALYPAPVPVPSPRNNGMAAMGMVAGTTMAMSAGTLLTTPQHAQIGGHPVTVPTYRPQGTPGYSYVPPHW, from the exons ATGAATCCAGTCTACAGCCCTGTTCAGCCTGGCACTCCATATGGAAACCCTAAGAACATGGCCTTTGcag GCTATCCAGCAGGGTATCCTGCCACGGCTCCCACCTATACACCCAACCTCtatcaaacaggaagtcctgGGTATCCACCAG GATATACTTCAGCAGGCACCCCGTACAAAGTGCCGCCCAATCAGTCGAATGGAGCCCCCCCTCcctacacccccacccccaccccataCCCAACAGCCATGTACCCCATCCGCAGTGCCTACCCTCAGCAGAACATATACGCACAG GGAGCGTACTACACCCAGCCAGTCTATGCGGCTCAGCCACATGTGATCCATCACACCACCGTGGTGCAGCCTAACAGCATCCCCTCCACAGCCCTCTACCCCGCCCCCGTCCCTGTACCCTCTCCCCGCAACAACGGCATGGCTGCCATGGGGATGGTAGCTGGGACAACCATGGCCATGAGTGCAG GGACCCTGTTGACAACGCCCCAGCACGCCCAGATCGGAGGACACCCAGTTACTGTGCCAACCTACAGGCCCCAAGGGACACCTGGGTACAGCTACGTACCGCCCCACTGGTAG